A DNA window from Kitasatospora atroaurantiaca contains the following coding sequences:
- the sbnB gene encoding 2,3-diaminopropionate biosynthesis protein SbnB: MFDFDMVPGPVVHEILQEDRSAVIEIVRRTYLNHEAGESVNPDSYFLRFPDKPDSRIIALPAFLGADVQLAGIKWISSFPANTSAGIPRASAVLLLNDYETGYPIACLEAATISSARTAASAAVAATALRPGGYQGTKIAVVGAGIIARNVCDYLQAAGCRPDAYLVHDLHEESGNSLVEHLRQDLGQAAEFTADLAEALAADTVVFTTTAGVPYVDTPFKPGQVVLNLSLRDLTPEVILAAANILDDVEHCMKANTSPHLAEQATGARDFVTGTLAGVLSGEVSLPTDLPVVFSPFGLGVLDLAVGAFVHSRARSAGTAIAVPDFFAETRRW, encoded by the coding sequence GTGTTCGACTTCGACATGGTCCCCGGGCCGGTAGTCCACGAGATCCTGCAGGAGGACCGCAGCGCGGTCATCGAGATCGTCCGGCGCACCTATCTGAACCACGAGGCCGGGGAGTCGGTGAATCCGGACAGCTACTTCCTCCGGTTCCCGGACAAGCCCGACTCCCGGATCATCGCCCTGCCCGCCTTCCTGGGTGCGGACGTCCAGCTCGCCGGCATCAAGTGGATCTCGAGCTTCCCGGCCAACACCTCCGCCGGCATACCCCGGGCCTCGGCCGTCCTCCTCCTCAACGACTACGAGACCGGCTACCCGATCGCCTGTCTGGAGGCGGCCACCATCAGCTCGGCCCGCACCGCCGCATCCGCGGCGGTGGCGGCCACCGCGCTCCGGCCGGGCGGCTACCAGGGCACGAAGATCGCCGTTGTCGGCGCGGGCATCATCGCCCGCAACGTCTGCGACTACCTGCAGGCGGCCGGTTGCCGGCCCGACGCCTACCTCGTCCACGACCTTCACGAGGAGTCCGGGAACTCGCTCGTCGAGCACCTGCGCCAGGACCTGGGCCAGGCAGCCGAGTTCACGGCCGATCTGGCGGAAGCCCTGGCGGCCGACACCGTGGTGTTCACCACCACGGCCGGTGTGCCCTACGTGGACACCCCGTTCAAGCCGGGCCAGGTCGTCCTCAACCTGTCACTGCGCGACCTCACTCCCGAGGTGATCCTCGCAGCGGCCAACATCCTCGACGACGTCGAGCACTGCATGAAGGCCAACACCTCCCCGCACCTGGCCGAACAGGCCACCGGTGCCCGGGACTTCGTGACCGGCACGCTCGCCGGGGTCCTGAGCGGTGAGGTGTCGCTGCCGACGGACCTGCCGGTCGTCTTCTCCCCGTTCGGCCTGGGCGTCCTCGACCTCGCGGTCGGCGCCTTCGTCCACAGCCGCGCACGTAGTGCCGGCACCGCGATCGCCGTCCCCGACTTCTTCGCCGAGACGCGTCGCTGGTGA